From a single Streptomyces sp. NBC_00377 genomic region:
- a CDS encoding DUF6083 domain-containing protein, with translation MGAIRDRDQLACHRCGETSHAVRERGRFGLMASYCEGCWSTLANEMAEADGATAAPGPDPGPDDMTWIEPPLCTECDALVRIYPTNYDRWVSLAMVELPAKDVPEAFRWRLTRLPGRSLIPTDIVAVRVRGIDPLPSEPVIPAHRMMCIPEWGEP, from the coding sequence ATGGGGGCGATTCGGGATCGTGACCAGTTGGCGTGCCATCGCTGCGGGGAGACCAGCCACGCCGTGCGTGAGCGCGGACGGTTCGGCCTCATGGCGAGCTACTGCGAGGGGTGCTGGAGCACCCTCGCCAACGAGATGGCCGAAGCCGATGGGGCCACAGCCGCACCCGGACCGGATCCCGGCCCCGACGACATGACATGGATCGAGCCACCACTTTGCACCGAATGTGACGCATTAGTTCGTATATATCCCACCAACTACGACCGGTGGGTCAGCCTTGCCATGGTGGAGTTGCCCGCCAAGGACGTCCCAGAGGCCTTCAGGTGGCGTTTGACGAGGCTGCCGGGGCGCTCCCTCATCCCCACGGACATCGTGGCCGTGCGGGTCCGTGGAATCGATCCGCTGCCGAGCGAACCCGTCATCCCGGCTCACCGCATGATGTGCATCCCCGAGTGGGGTGAGCCGTAG